From Weissella confusa, a single genomic window includes:
- a CDS encoding ATP-binding protein → MKMMYQQMLAFFTVIMATLVIVGILFTQFTTKMIEDNTYHQLNRYAVAVAEEAMRFKADDGSFAYFDTKGLETDASLLEQQNISFTLYNDDRKLVYPETQAKETANVTDAEWAQLKQHKIIQKRGAKQANLADNSAANTMDVMKPFFDNQNKLIAVVVTRANVSTVADNMDMLRKNLLIAFLVSVVVAVMLSFILSQLIVNRLRLIQLVTRRVAGGDYTAAVNMHRHDEIGALAEDVNVMTKSLAEQEREIEEQEERRKEFMANASHEMRTPLTTISGIVEGLQYGVIPEDEKMHSYDLIKAEADRLTRLVKDNLDYERLRQNKVVLKKKEFDSVPVISNLIDQLSGKSDLAGDEIKLHAKTAVPVFADQDRFIQIIFNIVNNAIQFTENGLITIDAWREAGEAHFKISDTGIGMTEDQVNKIWELYYKADPSRTKKGESGLGMAIIRQLIEVHDGQISVESQPGVGTSFHVIIPDEQKKTD, encoded by the coding sequence ATGAAAATGATGTACCAGCAAATGTTGGCCTTCTTTACGGTCATCATGGCTACTCTGGTAATTGTCGGCATTTTGTTTACGCAGTTTACGACGAAGATGATTGAGGATAATACCTATCATCAATTGAATCGTTATGCGGTTGCCGTAGCTGAAGAGGCAATGCGCTTCAAGGCTGACGACGGTTCCTTTGCTTACTTCGATACGAAGGGCTTGGAAACAGATGCGTCATTGCTAGAACAACAAAATATTAGTTTTACGCTTTACAACGATGACCGTAAGTTGGTTTATCCTGAGACGCAAGCCAAGGAAACCGCTAACGTTACCGATGCAGAGTGGGCACAATTGAAGCAACACAAGATCATTCAAAAGCGTGGGGCCAAGCAAGCCAATCTAGCTGATAATTCAGCTGCGAACACGATGGACGTGATGAAACCGTTCTTCGACAATCAGAATAAGCTGATTGCGGTGGTGGTTACCCGTGCGAATGTCTCGACTGTGGCAGATAATATGGACATGCTCCGTAAGAACTTGCTGATTGCCTTCTTGGTATCAGTTGTCGTCGCGGTTATGTTGAGTTTCATCTTGTCACAATTGATTGTTAACCGTTTGCGTTTGATTCAATTGGTAACGCGTCGTGTTGCGGGTGGTGATTATACTGCTGCCGTTAACATGCATCGTCACGATGAAATCGGCGCCTTAGCTGAAGACGTTAACGTCATGACCAAGTCATTGGCTGAACAAGAGCGTGAAATTGAAGAGCAAGAAGAGCGTCGTAAGGAATTCATGGCTAACGCGTCTCACGAGATGCGTACGCCGTTGACGACTATTTCAGGTATCGTCGAAGGATTGCAATACGGGGTTATTCCAGAAGATGAAAAGATGCACTCATATGACTTGATTAAGGCCGAAGCCGACCGTTTGACGCGTTTGGTTAAGGACAACTTGGACTATGAGCGTTTGCGTCAGAACAAGGTTGTCTTGAAGAAGAAGGAATTTGATTCAGTACCGGTTATTTCAAACTTGATTGACCAGTTGTCTGGTAAGTCTGATTTGGCTGGGGATGAAATCAAGCTGCACGCCAAGACGGCAGTTCCAGTATTCGCTGACCAAGACCGCTTTATTCAAATCATCTTTAATATTGTGAACAACGCCATCCAGTTTACTGAGAATGGATTGATTACAATTGATGCTTGGCGCGAAGCTGGTGAGGCGCACTTCAAGATTTCTGATACAGGTATCGGCATGACCGAAGACCAGGTCAACAAGATTTGGGAGCTTTACTACAAGGCTGATCCTTCACGTACGAAGAAGGGTGAGTCAGGTTTGGGAATGGCGATTATTCGTCAATTGATTGAAGTGCATGATGGTCAAATTTCGGTTGAATCACAACCGGGTGTCGGCACATCATTCCACGTCATCATTCCAGATGAGCAAAAGAAAACCGACTAA
- a CDS encoding ATP-dependent RecD-like DNA helicase, with the protein MARFPEEQTEMYFWRHKLPEQIYEKNSFANLMAHTPESEMKAFAHEIFEKLPPELQNQQDYDQWLLALLEMLQQPHDVPAVMQQLIAGMLADETLTAGKHDVWQNIADTPTPIQIVTGRAGSGKSYMMARLIRLAQQGDVNTILITPTHAAATNARGLVERAIGDLLDEHEPEYLLKPVDHVTIATATSFTYRNHEAMTEIARLGHFFDDPERAARYPTYDLMIVDEAFASNVRALIDAILYGLATGSQILLVGDPNQLPSVENDPVPMLNALVLAGLANRTPVLQQIKRANSPIIATVANAILDGDSSTIVAPDELMPAEVLPDVFLERPYTFVPMSETALLQVVETVKRALIAEPDQETVVLVPTNELRRLINAAVQNALVETPVLRTEVGLWVRDDLTLYPGDRVQVMQTVYVTNQASGAHEKVRMRGGDRITVVDVMPGYDMVLVQTVDTADPILVDLNETSQTGFNPFSYGPKLVSVRENLDLGYATTIHKIQGFTLDNVIVVLPMISKFITTNLIYSAVTRAANHLAIVAFANELQQTLDNHVGHDRQAMRRVQQLITETSQAQLS; encoded by the coding sequence ATGGCACGTTTTCCAGAAGAACAAACGGAAATGTATTTCTGGCGACATAAGTTACCGGAACAAATTTATGAGAAAAATAGTTTTGCGAATTTGATGGCGCACACCCCGGAATCAGAGATGAAAGCGTTCGCCCACGAGATATTCGAGAAGTTGCCACCTGAGTTACAAAACCAGCAAGATTATGATCAATGGCTGTTAGCATTACTTGAAATGTTGCAACAACCGCATGATGTGCCGGCGGTGATGCAACAATTGATTGCGGGGATGTTGGCTGATGAGACATTGACGGCGGGGAAACATGATGTTTGGCAGAATATTGCGGATACGCCAACGCCGATTCAAATTGTGACGGGTCGCGCTGGCTCGGGTAAGTCATACATGATGGCGCGGTTGATTCGTTTGGCGCAACAAGGGGATGTGAACACTATCTTGATTACCCCAACGCACGCTGCGGCAACGAATGCACGTGGTTTGGTCGAGCGGGCAATCGGTGATTTGTTGGACGAACATGAGCCAGAATATCTGTTGAAGCCGGTTGACCATGTCACGATTGCCACGGCAACCAGTTTTACATACCGTAACCACGAGGCGATGACTGAAATCGCACGCTTGGGGCATTTCTTTGATGACCCAGAACGGGCGGCTCGTTACCCAACATACGATTTGATGATTGTGGATGAGGCGTTTGCATCAAATGTCAGGGCGCTGATTGATGCCATTTTGTATGGGTTAGCGACTGGCTCGCAAATCTTGTTGGTGGGTGACCCAAATCAGTTGCCATCTGTTGAGAATGACCCAGTTCCAATGCTGAATGCCTTGGTGCTGGCAGGTCTGGCTAATCGCACACCGGTTTTGCAACAAATCAAGCGTGCGAATTCGCCGATTATTGCGACGGTCGCCAATGCCATTCTGGATGGTGATTCAAGTACGATTGTTGCACCGGACGAATTGATGCCAGCCGAGGTGTTGCCGGATGTCTTTTTGGAGCGCCCATATACTTTCGTACCGATGAGTGAAACTGCGCTATTGCAAGTGGTTGAGACGGTGAAGCGCGCGTTGATAGCGGAACCGGATCAAGAAACGGTTGTCCTAGTGCCAACAAATGAATTGCGTCGTTTGATTAATGCAGCGGTGCAAAATGCTTTGGTGGAGACACCGGTATTACGCACGGAAGTCGGGTTGTGGGTGCGCGATGATTTGACGTTGTACCCAGGTGACCGTGTGCAGGTGATGCAAACGGTTTATGTCACGAACCAAGCGAGTGGTGCGCATGAAAAAGTACGTATGCGTGGTGGCGACCGGATTACGGTCGTTGATGTGATGCCGGGTTATGACATGGTGTTGGTTCAGACGGTTGATACGGCTGATCCGATTTTGGTGGATTTGAACGAAACCAGTCAGACCGGGTTTAATCCATTTTCGTATGGGCCTAAGTTAGTCAGCGTCCGTGAAAACTTAGACTTAGGGTATGCAACAACGATTCATAAAATTCAAGGCTTTACGCTCGACAATGTGATTGTTGTCTTGCCGATGATTTCAAAATTCATTACGACGAATTTGATTTATTCAGCTGTCACGCGCGCCGCAAATCACTTGGCAATTGTGGCGTTTGCGAATGAATTACAGCAAACGTTGGATAATCATGTTGGCCATGACCGGCAAGCAATGCGCCGTGTTCAACAATTAATAACAGAAACATCCCAGGCACAATTATCATAG
- a CDS encoding aldose epimerase family protein, which yields MTITVNDLGTMPNGEVVKQVVIENANGHKLGLVSWGASWQFLQTKAGDELVLAYKDAQGYWDHAYFLGNAIGRVAGRIDGASFELNGKTVNLKANEGKNALHGGEDNFATRNWDFTVDEAAGSVTFTTTMTEADDNFPGTMPTSLTYTFTDNDEVRLDFSAESDEDTLYNPTSHAYFNPAGIDTDARELTLQLKSPRHLEFREDQIPTGKLLETAGTPFDFQTPAKIGDKIAEMNGAYDAKFDDAFELVYPAGTPSAIVTDEKSGRSIEMTTDRNAVVFFITNPAVADHEGDLEWFEANPYNAVALEAQTLSDAIHHPEFGDIVLPAGEKRSYTTTYAFKNL from the coding sequence ATGACGATTACAGTAAATGATTTGGGCACAATGCCTAACGGTGAAGTTGTAAAGCAAGTGGTTATTGAAAACGCTAACGGCCACAAGCTTGGTTTGGTTTCTTGGGGAGCCTCATGGCAATTCTTGCAAACGAAGGCTGGTGATGAACTAGTTTTGGCTTACAAGGATGCACAAGGTTACTGGGACCACGCTTACTTCTTGGGTAACGCAATTGGCCGTGTGGCTGGCCGTATCGATGGCGCATCATTCGAGTTGAACGGTAAGACGGTTAACTTGAAGGCTAACGAAGGTAAGAACGCCTTGCACGGTGGTGAAGACAACTTTGCAACGCGTAACTGGGACTTCACGGTTGATGAGGCTGCTGGTTCAGTTACGTTTACGACAACGATGACGGAAGCTGATGACAACTTCCCAGGCACAATGCCAACGTCATTGACGTACACGTTTACGGACAACGATGAGGTACGTTTGGACTTCTCAGCTGAGTCTGACGAAGACACGTTGTACAACCCAACAAGCCACGCATACTTCAACCCAGCCGGGATTGATACAGATGCACGTGAGTTGACGTTGCAATTGAAGTCACCACGCCACCTGGAATTCCGTGAGGATCAAATTCCTACGGGTAAGTTGTTGGAGACGGCTGGTACGCCATTCGACTTCCAAACACCAGCCAAGATTGGTGACAAGATTGCTGAGATGAACGGTGCATACGATGCTAAGTTTGACGATGCCTTTGAGTTGGTTTACCCAGCTGGTACGCCATCAGCAATTGTGACGGACGAGAAGTCAGGACGTTCAATCGAAATGACGACTGACCGTAATGCGGTTGTCTTCTTCATCACGAACCCAGCCGTGGCTGACCACGAAGGTGATTTGGAATGGTTCGAAGCTAACCCATACAATGCGGTTGCTTTGGAAGCGCAAACGTTGTCAGACGCTATTCACCACCCAGAGTTTGGTGACATTGTCTTGCCAGCTGGCGAGAAGCGTTCATACACAACGACATACGCATTTAAGAATTTGTAA
- a CDS encoding HeH/LEM domain-containing protein → MKAYLSANGIDFPASAKKAELLALV, encoded by the coding sequence ATCAAGGCTTACTTGTCAGCTAACGGTATCGACTTCCCAGCTTCTGCAAAGAAGGCTGAGTTGTTGGCATTGGTTTAA
- a CDS encoding ROK family protein → MEANDYLAIDIGGTRIKYAVLDHAGNLIEKDDVATPNESLAEFVAAVHAIVDLYRYRIKGVAISAPGKVEHTDETIYAGGALPFLDKVNLVDELNLDMPVAVENDGKAAALAELWLGNLNGIDNGAAVVLGTGVGGGLILNGRLHTGTHFQAGELSFMHRGEARFDTDSYGVVGSAVQMVSTIATIYNLPDKKDGRAVFELINKHDGPAWDVFKRYTDDIALMLLNIQAVVDLERFVIGGGITAQPIVVQTIRESYEELVARRPQVRDGFTTPEILPARFGNDANLFGALYHLLMRVNHED, encoded by the coding sequence ATGGAAGCTAATGATTATTTGGCAATTGATATTGGGGGTACGCGCATCAAGTATGCCGTACTAGATCATGCAGGAAACTTGATTGAAAAAGACGATGTGGCAACACCAAATGAAAGTTTGGCTGAGTTTGTCGCCGCGGTTCACGCGATTGTTGATTTGTATCGTTACCGTATTAAGGGTGTCGCGATTAGTGCGCCAGGTAAGGTGGAACATACGGATGAGACTATTTATGCAGGTGGTGCTTTGCCATTCCTAGATAAGGTGAACTTGGTTGATGAACTGAATCTTGATATGCCGGTAGCAGTTGAAAATGATGGTAAGGCGGCTGCGCTTGCTGAGCTGTGGTTGGGTAACTTGAATGGTATCGATAACGGGGCAGCAGTTGTTTTGGGGACTGGTGTTGGTGGTGGTTTGATTTTGAACGGCCGTTTGCATACGGGTACGCACTTCCAAGCTGGTGAATTAAGCTTTATGCATCGTGGGGAAGCACGCTTTGACACTGATTCATATGGTGTCGTCGGATCTGCCGTGCAAATGGTTTCAACGATTGCGACAATCTATAATTTGCCAGACAAAAAGGATGGTCGTGCCGTATTCGAGTTGATCAACAAGCACGACGGTCCAGCATGGGATGTCTTTAAGCGTTACACAGATGACATTGCGTTGATGTTGCTTAACATCCAAGCTGTCGTTGACTTGGAGCGCTTTGTAATTGGTGGTGGTATTACAGCACAACCAATCGTGGTCCAAACGATTCGTGAATCATACGAAGAATTGGTAGCGCGCCGCCCACAAGTTCGTGACGGCTTCACGACCCCAGAAATTCTACCAGCACGCTTTGGTAATGATGCTAACTTGTTTGGTGCGTTGTACCATTTGTTGATGCGCGTTAATCATGAGGATTAA
- the infC gene encoding translation initiation factor IF-3, protein MANARQPQQQQDLINDRIRAREVRLITDDGDQGIMPKAEAQAIADEQELDLVLVQANAKPPVAKIMDYGKFRFDSQKKQREQRKNQKIVSIKEVRLSPTIDDNDFNTKKKNAVKFLEKGNKVKVSIRFRGRAITHKEIGREVMDRFATDLEEIAKVESRAKMEGRSMFMVLAPKETK, encoded by the coding sequence ATAGCAAACGCGCGCCAACCACAACAACAACAAGATTTAATTAATGATCGCATTCGAGCTCGTGAAGTTCGCTTGATCACCGACGACGGTGACCAAGGAATTATGCCTAAGGCGGAAGCGCAAGCAATCGCCGACGAGCAAGAGTTGGATTTGGTATTGGTTCAAGCTAATGCCAAGCCACCAGTTGCTAAGATTATGGATTACGGAAAGTTCCGTTTCGATAGTCAAAAGAAGCAACGCGAACAACGTAAGAACCAAAAAATCGTCAGCATCAAGGAAGTTCGCTTGAGCCCAACGATTGATGACAACGACTTTAACACCAAGAAGAAGAACGCTGTTAAGTTCTTGGAGAAGGGTAACAAGGTCAAGGTTTCAATCCGTTTCCGCGGTCGTGCTATCACGCACAAGGAAATCGGGCGTGAAGTGATGGACCGATTTGCAACTGATCTAGAGGAGATTGCAAAAGTTGAATCTAGAGCAAAGATGGAAGGGCGCAGCATGTTTATGGTGCTTGCACCCAAGGAAACTAAGTAA
- a CDS encoding response regulator transcription factor — MKLLMVEDNTSVSEMMGMFFKKENWDAHYAYDGNDAVTMFNEDPESWDMVILDLNLPGLGGMQVAVKIREVSKYVPIIMLTARDSESDQVLGLEMGADDYVTKPFSPITLIARIKALHRRSETAGQPTSSEPAVHEDFDVQTRTFKLNSNTREAYLNGHLIQDLTPKEFDLLRVLAKKQRQVFSREQLLQLVWDYEYFGDERTVDAHVKKLRQKIEKVGPQVIQTVWGVGYKFDDSNVAADEEAEASAKA, encoded by the coding sequence ATGAAACTTTTGATGGTCGAGGATAACACGTCCGTTTCAGAAATGATGGGCATGTTCTTTAAGAAGGAAAACTGGGACGCTCACTACGCTTACGATGGTAACGATGCAGTGACGATGTTCAACGAAGACCCAGAGTCATGGGACATGGTTATCTTGGATTTGAACTTGCCTGGTTTGGGCGGTATGCAAGTTGCAGTTAAGATTCGTGAAGTATCAAAGTATGTGCCAATCATTATGTTGACGGCACGTGATTCAGAATCAGACCAAGTGCTTGGTTTGGAAATGGGAGCTGACGACTACGTAACGAAGCCATTCAGCCCAATCACTTTGATTGCACGTATCAAGGCTTTGCACCGTCGTTCAGAGACTGCAGGTCAACCAACGTCTTCAGAACCAGCTGTTCACGAAGACTTTGACGTACAAACGCGTACGTTCAAGTTGAACTCAAACACGCGTGAAGCTTACTTGAACGGTCACTTGATTCAAGATTTGACGCCAAAGGAATTCGACTTGTTGCGTGTCTTGGCTAAGAAGCAACGTCAAGTGTTCTCACGTGAGCAATTGTTGCAATTGGTATGGGACTACGAGTACTTTGGTGACGAGCGTACGGTTGATGCGCACGTTAAGAAGTTGCGTCAAAAGATCGAAAAGGTTGGTCCTCAAGTTATCCAAACCGTTTGGGGTGTTGGATACAAGTTCGACGATTCAAACGTTGCAGCTGATGAAGAGGCAGAAGCTTCTGCTAAGGCCTAA
- the nusB gene encoding transcription antitermination factor NusB, whose translation MATLNRHQLRQAAFQSVFGLAMNPDAEVEAVLQQVLDGDPEITWEDELPTDLLDMVNGIIDHQDEFDLTISEHLADGWTLDRLNLADIVLMRLALYEVKYTETPAKIAVNEALQLAHDFTNDSSRKFINGILNKALTLGE comes from the coding sequence ATGGCAACATTGAACCGACACCAATTGCGACAAGCCGCATTTCAATCTGTATTCGGATTGGCAATGAATCCTGATGCAGAAGTCGAGGCAGTTCTCCAACAAGTACTTGATGGTGATCCAGAAATTACTTGGGAAGATGAATTGCCAACGGACTTGTTGGATATGGTTAATGGCATCATTGACCACCAAGATGAGTTCGATTTGACGATTTCAGAACACTTGGCTGATGGTTGGACGCTTGATCGTCTAAACTTGGCCGACATCGTATTGATGCGTTTGGCATTGTATGAAGTAAAGTACACTGAAACGCCAGCCAAGATTGCCGTTAACGAAGCCCTACAATTGGCTCACGACTTTACGAATGATTCATCACGAAAGTTTATTAACGGAATTTTGAACAAAGCCTTGACTCTTGGAGAATAA
- the efp gene encoding elongation factor P — protein sequence MATIGMNDLKTGLTIEYNQSIWRVLEFQHVKPGKGAAFVRSKLKNLRTGAVNEITFRPGDKFETANIETTEMQYLYAEGDQHVFMDNETYEQVSIPDDKIQDALKFLLENMNVKITTYEGEILDVELPKTVELTVKETQPGIKGATANGGGKPATMETGLVITVPDFINEGDKLVVNTDNGGSYTSRA from the coding sequence ATGGCAACTATTGGTATGAATGACTTGAAGACTGGTTTGACGATCGAGTACAACCAATCGATCTGGCGTGTGTTGGAGTTCCAACACGTTAAGCCTGGTAAGGGAGCAGCCTTTGTGCGTTCAAAGTTGAAGAACTTGCGTACGGGTGCTGTTAACGAAATCACTTTCCGTCCTGGTGACAAGTTTGAAACTGCAAACATCGAGACGACTGAAATGCAATACTTGTATGCTGAAGGTGACCAACACGTCTTCATGGATAACGAAACTTACGAACAAGTTTCAATTCCTGATGACAAGATCCAAGACGCTTTGAAGTTCTTGTTGGAAAACATGAACGTTAAGATCACTACTTACGAGGGTGAAATCTTGGACGTTGAATTGCCAAAGACTGTTGAGTTGACTGTTAAGGAAACGCAACCAGGTATCAAGGGTGCTACTGCTAACGGTGGTGGTAAGCCTGCAACGATGGAAACTGGATTGGTTATCACTGTTCCTGACTTCATCAACGAAGGTGACAAGTTGGTTGTTAACACTGACAACGGTGGATCATACACGTCACGTGCCTAG
- a CDS encoding glucose-6-phosphate isomerase, translating to MTTLKFDTSKLAQFVGEQELAMMQPMVTVADEMLHKGTGAGSAYTDWLHLPTEYDKEEFARIQAAAKKIQSDSKVLVVIGIGGSYLGARAAIDFLNEYFNNYLPDEQRDFPQVLFAGNSIAPAYLNSLIKVIGDRDFSVNVISKSGTTTEPAIAFRVFKQMLEEKYGVEGARERIYATTDAKRGALKTLADTEGYEEFVVPDGVGGRFSVLTAVGLLPIATAGGDIEQLMAGAAAGEAEYADADLAKNPAYQYAAYRNILYRKGYTTELLINYDPTLVQFGEWWKQLQGESEGKDGKGIFPATGNFSTDLHSFGQYIQDGRRNLFETLFRVTEPVTDVVIPEMDADDGLGYLQGEKMSYVNRTASEGTLLAHVDGGVPNMIVELDKQNEFALGQAIYFFEVAVAIAGYLNGINPFDQPGVEAYKRNMFGLLGKPGYEELTAELKARL from the coding sequence ATGACGACATTGAAGTTTGATACATCAAAGCTAGCCCAATTCGTTGGGGAACAAGAGTTGGCCATGATGCAACCAATGGTTACGGTTGCGGATGAAATGCTACACAAGGGAACTGGGGCTGGATCAGCCTACACTGACTGGCTTCACTTACCAACTGAATACGACAAGGAAGAATTTGCGCGTATTCAAGCAGCAGCAAAGAAAATCCAATCAGACTCAAAGGTTTTGGTTGTTATTGGAATCGGGGGTTCATACTTGGGTGCCCGTGCGGCAATTGATTTCTTGAACGAATACTTCAACAACTATTTGCCAGACGAGCAACGTGACTTCCCACAAGTTTTGTTTGCCGGAAACTCAATTGCACCAGCTTACTTGAACAGCTTGATTAAGGTTATCGGTGACCGTGACTTCTCAGTTAACGTGATTTCAAAGTCAGGTACGACGACGGAGCCAGCGATTGCCTTCCGTGTGTTCAAGCAAATGTTGGAAGAGAAGTATGGCGTTGAAGGTGCTCGCGAACGCATCTACGCAACGACTGACGCAAAGCGTGGTGCTTTGAAGACGTTGGCTGACACAGAAGGATACGAAGAGTTCGTTGTGCCAGATGGTGTTGGTGGACGATTCTCAGTTTTGACGGCTGTTGGTTTGTTGCCAATTGCAACTGCTGGTGGTGACATCGAGCAATTGATGGCTGGAGCGGCTGCAGGTGAGGCTGAATACGCTGATGCCGATTTGGCAAAGAACCCAGCTTACCAATACGCGGCGTACCGTAACATCTTGTACCGTAAGGGTTATACGACAGAATTGTTGATTAACTACGATCCAACGTTGGTACAATTTGGTGAATGGTGGAAGCAATTGCAAGGTGAGTCAGAAGGTAAGGATGGCAAGGGAATCTTCCCAGCTACTGGAAACTTCTCAACGGACTTGCACAGTTTCGGACAATACATCCAAGACGGTCGTCGCAATTTGTTTGAGACGTTGTTCCGCGTGACTGAGCCAGTAACGGACGTTGTGATTCCAGAAATGGACGCTGACGACGGTTTGGGTTACTTGCAAGGTGAGAAGATGAGCTACGTTAACCGTACGGCTTCAGAAGGAACGTTGTTGGCCCACGTTGACGGTGGTGTGCCTAACATGATCGTTGAGTTGGACAAGCAAAACGAATTTGCTTTGGGACAAGCCATCTACTTCTTTGAGGTAGCTGTTGCGATTGCTGGTTACTTGAACGGTATCAACCCATTCGACCAACCAGGTGTTGAAGCATACAAGCGCAACATGTTTGGTTTGTTGGGCAAGCCAGGATACGAAGAGTTGACGGCTGAATTGAAGGCTCGTTTGTAA
- a CDS encoding Asp23/Gls24 family envelope stress response protein, translated as MAEETIVLTHPSDISGETRVNVRVLEIIAGLAAQEVEGVARLRGSFSERAQEAFGRRVHGKGVELKQGEDGLEVDVYVYLNYGVSVPRVAHAIQERVTTQVAAMTELQVTKVNVHIQGVVSTKPTLTVDPNNLFGDDNETEGTEA; from the coding sequence ATGGCAGAAGAAACCATTGTATTGACGCACCCAAGCGATATTTCAGGCGAGACGCGTGTTAACGTTCGCGTTCTTGAAATCATTGCTGGGCTTGCAGCACAAGAAGTTGAGGGTGTTGCTCGCTTGCGTGGTTCATTTTCAGAGCGTGCTCAAGAAGCATTCGGTCGCCGTGTTCACGGTAAGGGTGTTGAATTGAAGCAAGGCGAAGATGGATTGGAAGTAGACGTTTACGTTTACTTGAACTACGGTGTTAGCGTACCTAGGGTTGCCCACGCAATCCAAGAACGTGTTACGACACAAGTTGCTGCAATGACTGAATTGCAAGTGACGAAGGTAAACGTGCACATCCAAGGTGTTGTTTCAACGAAGCCAACGTTGACTGTTGATCCAAACAACTTGTTTGGTGATGACAACGAGACGGAAGGAACTGAAGCATAA
- a CDS encoding GRP family sugar transporter — protein sequence MSILIALIPALAWGSTGLVTTKMGGTAAQGTLGMTFGAFVFGMLTLGLFVVPQAGMEFAFNPRIWIVGFVSGLFWAVGTAGQFVGFKKLGVSVGNPLSTAGQIVSNALMAAAVLGEWTTGRMWTFGLLAIAAVVIGAIFTALPDSKAPAEVNPQHDFKGGLVAVLISTIGYMMYFVFPNLLNKIGYISNAVHNRHDGLDYMTAIVGPQSIGQVLGAFIIVIFFMKEGKTMFQKGTWMNIVTGLVWALGNVFMFISTANPNIGQATASTLSQTGIIVGTFGAIYLLGEKKSKRQMVFVVIGAILVVIGAIMIAKLKTL from the coding sequence ATGTCTATTTTGATTGCACTTATTCCTGCGTTGGCCTGGGGGTCAACGGGACTTGTTACGACTAAGATGGGTGGTACTGCCGCACAAGGAACGTTGGGAATGACGTTTGGTGCCTTCGTCTTTGGAATGTTGACGTTGGGATTGTTTGTTGTCCCACAAGCTGGTATGGAATTTGCCTTTAACCCACGTATCTGGATCGTCGGATTCGTTTCAGGTTTGTTCTGGGCGGTTGGAACGGCCGGCCAATTCGTTGGTTTCAAGAAGTTGGGTGTTTCAGTTGGTAACCCACTTTCAACGGCTGGACAAATTGTTTCAAACGCTTTGATGGCTGCGGCTGTCTTGGGTGAGTGGACGACTGGTCGCATGTGGACGTTTGGTTTGTTGGCCATCGCTGCTGTTGTGATTGGTGCCATCTTCACGGCTTTGCCAGATTCAAAGGCACCAGCCGAAGTTAACCCACAACACGACTTCAAGGGTGGTTTGGTTGCCGTTTTGATTTCAACGATTGGTTACATGATGTACTTCGTGTTCCCTAACTTGTTGAACAAGATTGGTTACATCTCAAACGCAGTTCACAACCGTCACGACGGTTTGGACTACATGACGGCCATCGTTGGACCACAATCAATTGGTCAAGTATTGGGTGCCTTCATCATTGTTATCTTCTTTATGAAGGAAGGTAAGACGATGTTCCAAAAGGGAACTTGGATGAACATCGTGACTGGTTTGGTTTGGGCTTTGGGTAACGTCTTCATGTTTATCTCAACGGCTAACCCTAACATCGGTCAAGCAACGGCTTCAACTTTGTCACAAACGGGTATCATCGTTGGTACGTTCGGTGCCATCTACCTATTGGGTGAGAAGAAGTCAAAGCGTCAAATGGTCTTCGTTGTTATCGGAGCTATCTTGGTTGTCATCGGTGCAATCATGATTGCCAAGTTGAAGACTTTGTAA
- the rpmI gene encoding 50S ribosomal protein L35: MPKFKTHRASAKRFKKTANGGLKSGNAFTSHRFHGKTKKQRRQLRGTSMMNNTTLKTYVHMLSR, translated from the coding sequence ATGCCTAAGTTTAAGACACACCGCGCTTCAGCAAAGCGTTTCAAGAAGACTGCTAACGGTGGTTTGAAGTCAGGTAACGCCTTTACGTCACACCGTTTCCACGGTAAGACTAAGAAGCAACGCCGTCAACTACGTGGAACTTCAATGATGAACAACACGACGTTGAAGACTTACGTTCACATGTTGAGCCGTTAA